In a genomic window of uncultured Sphaerochaeta sp.:
- a CDS encoding DegT/DnrJ/EryC1/StrS family aminotransferase, with the protein MEVKRSIPFSPPDITQEEIDEVIDALRSGWITTGPKTKLFEKNLATFCNTSTVCCLNSATAALELALILMGIGPGDEVITSAYTYTASCSPIIHVGATPVLVDVSPGSFHLDYEAVGRAITTKTKAIIPVDLGGVMCDYDTLFQVLEEKKQLYTPNSPVQALFDRAMVLADSAHAIGATYKGKKAGEVADFTAFSFHAVKNLTTAEGGALTWKDRPGLDSAALYHELQLLSLHGQSKDALAKTKIGSWEYDIVGPYYKCNMTDIMAALGLVQLRRYPEILKRRRQIIEMYNEGLKDLPVTSLVHYTDILESSGHLYLMRINGYSEQQRNKFIKNMAEAGIATNVHYKPLPMHTAYKKLGFKIEDFPNTYKQFQNVVTLPLHTCLKDGDINYLLQTIRNLLTR; encoded by the coding sequence ATGGAAGTAAAGAGATCTATTCCTTTTTCTCCTCCTGATATCACACAAGAAGAGATTGACGAGGTTATTGATGCTTTGCGCTCTGGTTGGATAACAACAGGGCCAAAGACCAAGTTGTTTGAGAAAAATCTGGCGACTTTCTGTAATACCAGCACTGTGTGTTGTTTGAATTCAGCCACAGCAGCCCTTGAATTGGCTCTCATTCTCATGGGCATAGGCCCAGGAGATGAAGTCATCACCAGTGCCTATACCTACACAGCATCTTGCAGCCCCATTATTCATGTTGGGGCTACTCCTGTTCTTGTTGATGTCTCTCCTGGCTCTTTTCATCTGGACTATGAGGCTGTCGGGCGAGCCATTACTACGAAGACCAAGGCAATCATTCCTGTTGATCTTGGAGGGGTGATGTGTGACTACGATACGCTTTTCCAAGTACTCGAGGAGAAGAAGCAGTTATATACTCCGAATTCCCCAGTGCAAGCTCTCTTTGATAGAGCCATGGTTCTTGCTGATAGTGCCCATGCCATTGGCGCAACCTACAAGGGGAAAAAAGCCGGGGAAGTAGCGGACTTCACGGCGTTTTCCTTTCATGCAGTGAAGAACCTTACTACTGCTGAAGGTGGGGCTCTTACTTGGAAAGACCGACCTGGGCTTGATAGCGCAGCTCTCTACCATGAGCTACAGCTTCTTTCGTTGCATGGACAGAGTAAGGATGCCCTGGCAAAAACCAAAATTGGCTCATGGGAGTATGACATTGTCGGCCCTTATTACAAATGCAATATGACTGACATCATGGCTGCACTAGGTTTGGTTCAGCTCAGAAGATACCCAGAGATACTCAAGAGAAGAAGACAGATCATAGAAATGTATAACGAAGGTCTGAAGGATTTGCCTGTTACTTCGCTGGTACACTATACCGATATTCTTGAATCGAGTGGGCACCTCTACTTGATGAGAATCAACGGGTATTCGGAACAACAGAGAAACAAGTTCATCAAGAATATGGCAGAAGCTGGAATAGCCACAAATGTCCATTATAAGCCTCTTCCTATGCATACTGCTTACAAAAAGCTTGGATTCAAGATTGAAGACTTTCCAAATACTTACAAGCAATTTCAGAATGTAGTTACATTACCATTGCATACGTGTTTGAAAGATGGAGATATTAACTATCTTTTGCAGACTATTCGAAACTTGCTTACTAGGTAA
- a CDS encoding IS3 family transposase, with the protein MYSYEDRKKAVELYIKFDKSASAVVRELGYPTTRMLTLWYREYLENGDLHKKSRMQSGYTAEQKADAVKYYQEHGRGLARTVKALGYPCRQLLGKWVSQDTSCDFQPLKREQPVVKCTDKQKMAAVVSVASGEKTSKQIQAEIGVSRRTVWHWKRQLLGEVSNPEMRKKSQKESVKASSEQEIQLRAECDELKEERDRLQKQVHKLQMEKDILEKAAEIIKKDEGIGIDTLSNREKAMIIDALTGRYTIRQLLPSLHMAKSSYFYQIQAMKKDKYELVRKDLRNVFSENRQCYGYRRLHSVITSNGSTISEKVVLRLMHEENLVVPSMKRKKYSSYKGELSPEVENVIKRDFHADNPNEKWLSDITEFSIPAGKVYLSPVVDCFDGYVTSWTRGTSPNAEMVNSMLDRAVETLGDDEHPLVHTDRGSHYRWPGWIERMDNAGLVRSMSKKGCSPDNSACEGFFGRLKNEMFYSRSWFGVSIEEFCALLDDYIYWYNEKRIKMSLGGRSPLEYRRSLGLVS; encoded by the coding sequence ATGTATTCATACGAAGATAGGAAGAAAGCCGTTGAACTTTACATAAAGTTTGACAAGAGTGCTTCTGCTGTCGTAAGGGAACTTGGGTATCCCACCACCAGGATGCTTACGCTATGGTATCGGGAATACCTTGAGAATGGAGACCTGCACAAGAAGTCTCGAATGCAATCAGGATATACAGCAGAGCAAAAAGCGGATGCTGTCAAATACTACCAGGAGCACGGGAGAGGACTCGCCCGTACGGTCAAGGCTCTCGGATATCCTTGCCGCCAACTTCTTGGAAAATGGGTCAGCCAAGACACTTCTTGCGATTTTCAACCTTTGAAAAGGGAACAGCCTGTTGTAAAATGCACAGACAAGCAAAAGATGGCCGCTGTAGTGTCTGTAGCTTCCGGTGAAAAGACTTCAAAACAGATCCAAGCAGAGATCGGAGTGTCCCGGAGAACGGTCTGGCATTGGAAACGGCAATTGCTTGGGGAGGTAAGCAACCCCGAGATGAGAAAGAAATCCCAAAAAGAATCCGTGAAGGCTTCATCAGAACAGGAGATTCAGCTGAGGGCTGAATGCGACGAGCTGAAAGAAGAACGGGACAGGCTGCAGAAACAGGTACATAAGCTCCAAATGGAGAAGGACATTCTTGAAAAGGCGGCTGAAATAATAAAAAAAGATGAGGGCATCGGTATCGATACACTCTCCAACAGGGAGAAAGCCATGATTATCGATGCCCTTACAGGCAGGTACACCATAAGGCAGCTGCTACCCTCCCTGCATATGGCGAAAAGCAGTTACTTCTACCAGATCCAAGCCATGAAGAAAGATAAGTATGAGCTTGTCAGGAAAGACTTGAGGAATGTGTTCTCTGAGAACCGGCAGTGTTACGGCTATCGCCGGCTGCATTCAGTCATCACATCCAATGGAAGCACCATTTCAGAGAAGGTAGTTCTTCGTCTTATGCATGAGGAAAACCTTGTCGTTCCTTCCATGAAGAGAAAGAAGTACAGCTCATACAAGGGTGAGCTCAGCCCTGAGGTCGAGAACGTCATCAAGCGTGATTTCCATGCCGATAATCCCAATGAGAAATGGCTGAGCGATATCACCGAGTTCAGCATTCCCGCCGGCAAAGTGTATCTTTCTCCGGTGGTTGATTGTTTTGACGGCTACGTCACCTCCTGGACCCGTGGTACGAGCCCCAATGCTGAGATGGTGAACTCAATGCTGGATAGGGCTGTAGAGACATTGGGAGATGATGAGCACCCATTGGTCCATACCGATCGGGGTAGTCATTACCGTTGGCCCGGCTGGATTGAGAGAATGGATAATGCCGGGTTGGTTCGTTCAATGTCGAAGAAAGGCTGCTCACCCGACAATTCGGCATGCGAAGGCTTTTTCGGCCGATTGAAGAATGAGATGTTCTATTCCCGCTCCTGGTTTGGGGTATCAATCGAAGAGTTTTGTGCTCTGCTTGATGATTACATCTATTGGTATAATGAGAAACGAATCAAAATGTCCTTGGGAGGGAGAAGCCCTCTTGAGTATCGCAGGAGCCTTGGTCTAGTATCATAG
- a CDS encoding glycosyltransferase, which yields MRKILVSIICTAYNHEKYIASTLNGFIIQKTTFDFEILVHDDCSSDCTAAIISEYKNKYPRLIKVFYEKENQYSKHVPITRSILVPNAQGKYLAFCEGDDFWIDEYKLQKQVDILENNSDVIMCCHAHNRINASTQRIIDVMTSLKNENGYIDYEDLLSVSNFPHYSSMMVKKDDYASMPLLYQNLPIGDYPLRAFCLATGKVYYIKDVMSNYRVMSDSSWSKRERFNFDYRYEMNKKMNEFMINYDKETNFKYHEFLYRIIEKKDYQSCVFCGRFIEAKSLEYYKKANIPEKLVVNLGMIFPRFTTWLIMLRSILIHVKG from the coding sequence ATGAGAAAAATATTAGTTTCAATTATATGCACGGCATATAATCATGAGAAATATATAGCTAGCACCTTAAATGGGTTTATAATTCAAAAGACAACTTTTGATTTCGAAATATTAGTTCATGATGATTGTTCTTCAGATTGTACGGCTGCAATAATAAGTGAGTATAAGAATAAGTATCCTAGGCTAATTAAGGTCTTTTACGAAAAGGAGAATCAGTACAGTAAACATGTCCCGATTACGAGATCGATTCTGGTCCCAAATGCGCAAGGAAAGTATTTGGCATTTTGTGAAGGGGATGATTTCTGGATCGATGAATATAAATTGCAAAAGCAAGTAGATATTCTTGAAAACAATTCAGATGTAATTATGTGTTGTCACGCTCATAATAGGATAAATGCATCAACTCAAAGAATAATTGATGTAATGACATCTTTAAAAAATGAAAATGGGTATATTGATTATGAGGATTTGCTTTCAGTATCGAATTTTCCGCATTATTCTAGTATGATGGTAAAAAAGGACGATTATGCTTCAATGCCACTACTTTATCAAAATTTGCCAATAGGTGACTATCCGTTGAGAGCGTTTTGCCTAGCGACTGGGAAAGTCTATTATATTAAGGATGTAATGTCCAATTATAGAGTCATGTCGGATTCTTCTTGGAGTAAGAGAGAACGATTTAACTTCGATTATAGATATGAAATGAACAAGAAAATGAATGAGTTTATGATTAATTATGATAAGGAAACTAATTTTAAGTATCATGAATTCTTATATAGAATAATTGAAAAGAAAGACTATCAATCTTGTGTCTTTTGTGGTCGGTTTATTGAGGCAAAGAGTCTTGAATATTACAAGAAGGCAAATATTCCTGAAAAACTAGTTGTAAACTTGGGAATGATATTTCCTCGTTTTACTACTTGGCTAATTATGTTAAGGTCAATACTAATTCATGTAAAAGGATGA
- a CDS encoding O-antigen polymerase codes for MNSVIGYLYFFSCITTLVLYYSRSKKKFVKIVKTYYPSVTIHKNNITPVYVFCTTFSLYSVVGLFDKISMNNYSTYELLVFALGCILGLGFFLIGYGYDVSPINSSESYFKGPAHLSKKIKFGELFLFLLFIIICFVFRNRLIKMIVNFGESDLYASYAIRAERTRITGVRSALASYFTLVFLSLPFYRSYKEKKIHALDIFIYVIVFVYAFLAGDRTNLVLAALLLAVLVNSRFFHLKVNFIIFAAILGTLVLVLVGHLRKYNNFESMWRMINNENLEELLSLTSSGEFKNTTGTMFSYIHAYSNGKSFYNFGYIYLLDIIMYIPTFIFPSRPLPPQEQYMHEFFPSAASGTGHGWFILTDGYIAFGVIGIVIEMYSYGKLLKYTYRKYFENNKNPLTNYLYVYFLLYVFYSIRSSVMLSIKNYIIAVLPVLVILTLEKYFNEKSI; via the coding sequence TTGAATAGTGTAATTGGTTACCTATATTTTTTTTCTTGTATTACTACTCTGGTTCTTTACTATTCTAGAAGTAAAAAAAAGTTTGTAAAAATTGTAAAAACTTATTATCCAAGTGTAACAATACATAAAAATAATATTACACCTGTATATGTTTTTTGTACAACATTTTCACTATATAGTGTGGTAGGACTTTTTGATAAAATATCAATGAATAATTATTCTACTTATGAGCTTCTTGTATTTGCATTAGGGTGTATTCTGGGATTGGGATTCTTTTTAATTGGCTATGGTTATGATGTTTCACCAATCAATTCAAGTGAATCATATTTTAAGGGACCTGCACATTTAAGTAAAAAAATCAAGTTCGGAGAATTGTTTTTGTTTTTACTATTTATTATTATTTGTTTTGTTTTCCGTAATCGACTAATTAAAATGATTGTTAATTTTGGAGAAAGTGATTTGTATGCAAGCTATGCAATTAGAGCTGAAAGGACCCGCATAACGGGGGTGAGAAGTGCATTAGCATCCTATTTTACATTGGTCTTTTTGTCTCTTCCTTTCTATCGATCCTACAAGGAAAAAAAGATTCACGCACTTGATATTTTTATTTATGTCATCGTATTTGTATATGCTTTTTTAGCTGGTGATAGGACTAATTTAGTTCTTGCAGCATTACTATTAGCTGTATTAGTAAATAGTAGATTTTTCCATCTAAAGGTGAATTTCATTATTTTTGCCGCGATATTAGGAACTTTAGTGCTGGTTTTAGTAGGTCATTTAAGAAAATATAACAATTTTGAATCCATGTGGAGAATGATCAATAATGAAAATCTAGAAGAACTATTATCACTAACTTCAAGTGGAGAATTTAAAAATACTACAGGAACAATGTTTTCATATATTCATGCATATTCTAATGGCAAGTCGTTTTATAACTTTGGATACATATATCTACTCGATATAATCATGTATATCCCGACTTTTATTTTTCCGTCAAGGCCATTGCCTCCTCAGGAACAATATATGCATGAGTTCTTTCCGTCTGCTGCTTCTGGAACAGGACATGGGTGGTTTATTCTTACAGATGGCTACATAGCATTTGGTGTTATAGGAATTGTTATTGAAATGTATAGCTATGGTAAGTTGTTGAAATATACTTACAGGAAGTATTTTGAGAATAATAAAAACCCACTTACTAACTATTTGTACGTCTATTTTCTTCTGTACGTTTTTTATAGTATACGATCGAGTGTTATGTTATCAATTAAAAATTATATTATTGCCGTTCTACCCGTATTAGTGATTCTAACTTTGGAAAAGTATTTTAATGAAAAGAGTATTTAG
- a CDS encoding glycosyltransferase encodes MKKICVVGHFGKGKIMLNGQTIKTKQITEELEKQFGKGQVKIIDTHGGLKKIVKIITQLIWAFMGCSNIILLPAHNGMRILIPLCACINICFHRQLHYIVIGGWLPSIISNKNVLKKKLSEFSGIYVETETMKKAMEKMSFRNIVVMPNFKNIRILKKSELFTMTTGPFKLCTFSRVMKEKGIESALEAVRNFNDNAGKIVFTLDIYGQIDGEQMEWFSKLVKTFPDYVKYCGSVSSEKSVDVLKDYFMLLFPTNFYTEGIPGTIIDAYAAGVPVIASRWESFCDVIEEGITGFGYDFGNDCGLYNILQYVNSDSKKVTEMKLNCIKKAEEFQPKVVIAKLGLV; translated from the coding sequence ATGAAAAAGATTTGTGTTGTTGGCCACTTTGGTAAAGGCAAGATTATGCTAAATGGTCAAACAATTAAAACTAAGCAAATTACAGAAGAGTTAGAAAAACAGTTTGGGAAAGGCCAAGTCAAAATCATTGATACACACGGTGGATTGAAAAAAATTGTCAAAATTATTACACAATTGATATGGGCATTTATGGGTTGTAGTAATATCATACTTCTTCCAGCACATAATGGAATGAGAATTCTTATTCCATTGTGTGCTTGCATTAATATTTGTTTTCATAGGCAGCTGCATTATATAGTTATTGGAGGATGGCTACCTTCAATTATTTCAAATAAGAATGTACTGAAAAAAAAACTTTCAGAATTTTCTGGTATATATGTTGAAACCGAAACTATGAAGAAAGCTATGGAAAAGATGTCTTTCAGGAATATTGTTGTTATGCCAAATTTTAAAAACATTCGAATTCTAAAGAAGTCTGAACTTTTTACCATGACTACAGGTCCTTTTAAGCTTTGTACATTTTCTAGAGTAATGAAAGAAAAAGGGATAGAAAGTGCTTTGGAGGCTGTCAGGAATTTTAATGATAATGCTGGGAAAATTGTTTTTACTCTAGATATTTATGGACAGATTGATGGCGAACAAATGGAATGGTTTTCAAAATTAGTAAAAACTTTTCCTGATTACGTGAAATACTGTGGGTCAGTTTCGTCAGAAAAAAGTGTTGATGTGCTCAAGGATTATTTTATGTTGTTATTTCCAACAAATTTCTATACAGAGGGTATTCCTGGAACCATTATCGATGCTTATGCAGCTGGAGTACCTGTTATTGCATCAAGGTGGGAGAGTTTCTGTGATGTAATTGAAGAAGGCATAACAGGTTTTGGATATGATTTTGGAAATGACTGTGGATTATATAATATTTTGCAATATGTAAATAGTGATAGTAAGAAAGTAACTGAGATGAAATTAAATTGCATCAAGAAAGCTGAAGAATTTCAGCCCAAAGTAGTAATTGCCAAATTAGGGTTAGTTTAG
- a CDS encoding glycosyltransferase family 2 protein, whose protein sequence is MIENLVSIITPTYNCGRFIAETIKSVLNQTYPNWEMIIVDDCSKDDTDEIVASFANADKRIQYHCLPTNSGAAIARTTAMNLAEGEFMAFLDSDDIWMPEKLEKQISFMKLYDYAFTCTAYEQVDEAGLPLKKIIESPQKTNYNRLLLDCPVGNSTVMYNVRVMGKFEVPNIRKRNDDALWLKMLKKEQFIWGMPDVLMRYRIRNNSISSNKFELIKYHWILYRKIESLSIARSIFHIGYWSVIKIFRVK, encoded by the coding sequence ATGATTGAAAATCTGGTTTCAATTATCACTCCAACATATAATTGTGGTAGGTTTATTGCTGAGACAATTAAATCGGTTTTGAATCAAACTTACCCAAATTGGGAGATGATCATTGTAGATGATTGTTCTAAAGACGATACTGATGAGATAGTTGCATCATTTGCAAACGCGGATAAAAGAATTCAGTATCATTGTTTACCAACCAATTCAGGTGCTGCAATTGCAAGGACTACTGCAATGAATCTTGCAGAAGGTGAGTTTATGGCTTTCTTGGATAGCGATGATATTTGGATGCCAGAAAAACTCGAGAAGCAGATATCATTCATGAAATTATATGACTATGCGTTTACCTGCACTGCGTATGAACAAGTTGATGAAGCAGGTTTACCGCTTAAGAAAATTATAGAATCTCCCCAGAAAACTAATTACAATCGGTTGCTGCTTGATTGTCCTGTTGGGAATTCCACTGTAATGTACAACGTCAGAGTGATGGGGAAATTCGAAGTTCCAAATATCAGGAAGCGAAATGATGATGCTTTGTGGCTTAAAATGCTCAAGAAAGAACAGTTTATATGGGGTATGCCTGATGTATTAATGAGATACAGGATTAGGAATAATTCAATATCCAGCAATAAATTTGAGTTGATTAAGTATCATTGGATTCTCTATAGAAAAATTGAATCGCTATCAATAGCAAGATCAATATTTCATATTGGATATTGGAGTGTAATCAAAATTTTCAGAGTCAAGTGA
- a CDS encoding winged helix-turn-helix transcriptional regulator: MLPESTTKEFSILSYLDQNSDATQRQLSEHVGVSLGTINILLKRMVKKGLLKIERLQPNSVKYFLTPAGIANKLERTYGYIVRTYRELMEYQQKMVSLVHTLQKKYPKRIICFYGPNDEMYLLIEGMVNSLSVEAKIIPEDSEKNLLYDASINEIVVLVWRTEDEEKLAHRGYACENLLKVLV; encoded by the coding sequence ATGTTACCAGAAAGTACCACCAAAGAGTTTTCCATTCTCTCCTATCTGGACCAGAACTCAGATGCAACGCAACGGCAGTTGTCTGAGCATGTCGGTGTGTCCTTGGGAACGATCAACATCCTGCTCAAGCGCATGGTCAAGAAAGGCTTGCTGAAAATCGAAAGACTTCAGCCCAACTCAGTGAAGTACTTTCTCACCCCTGCAGGCATTGCCAACAAGCTTGAGAGAACGTATGGGTATATAGTCAGGACGTATAGGGAGCTGATGGAGTATCAGCAGAAGATGGTTTCTTTGGTGCATACTTTGCAGAAGAAGTATCCCAAGCGAATTATCTGTTTCTATGGGCCAAATGATGAGATGTATCTTCTCATTGAAGGAATGGTCAATTCTTTATCGGTTGAGGCAAAGATCATTCCGGAAGATTCAGAAAAGAATCTTCTATATGACGCGTCAATTAATGAAATTGTAGTGCTTGTGTGGCGAACTGAGGATGAAGAAAAGTTAGCACACAGGGGCTATGCCTGTGAGAACCTTCTGAAGGTTCTGGTATGA
- a CDS encoding sugar transferase, translating to MLINRWDKLPADMQNDAVRPYYELLRRKAGSLLIKRLFDIIMSIVLLVVLSPIFLIVSLFIKADSKGPVFYRQERVTQYGKLFKIFKFRTMVMNADKNGSLVTINNDSRVTKLGKKLRKYRLDEIPQLLNILIGDMTFVGTRPEVPKYVACYTDEMKATLLLPAGVTSKASIEYKDEEKILKEAENTDLVYVEKILPEKMLLNLMQIKRLSILNDFSCLLITVMKVIGK from the coding sequence ATGTTGATTAATCGATGGGATAAGCTTCCCGCAGACATGCAGAATGATGCGGTAAGGCCGTATTATGAGCTCCTAAGGAGAAAAGCAGGTTCGTTACTAATTAAAAGGCTTTTCGACATCATCATGTCGATTGTTTTATTGGTAGTTCTTTCCCCAATATTTCTTATTGTTTCTCTGTTTATTAAAGCTGATTCCAAAGGTCCTGTGTTCTACAGGCAAGAACGAGTTACCCAATATGGGAAGCTATTCAAGATCTTTAAGTTCCGTACCATGGTAATGAATGCTGATAAGAATGGTTCGCTGGTTACCATCAACAATGATTCCAGGGTAACCAAGTTAGGGAAAAAATTAAGAAAGTATCGGTTGGATGAAATTCCACAGTTACTCAACATTCTTATAGGTGATATGACCTTCGTCGGAACCAGACCCGAAGTGCCGAAGTACGTAGCCTGTTACACTGATGAAATGAAAGCGACCTTGTTACTTCCTGCGGGAGTTACTTCAAAGGCAAGTATTGAATACAAGGATGAAGAGAAGATTCTGAAGGAAGCAGAAAATACTGATTTGGTGTATGTGGAAAAGATATTACCGGAGAAGATGCTTTTGAATTTAATGCAAATTAAAAGGTTAAGTATATTGAATGATTTTTCTTGTTTGTTGATAACAGTAATGAAGGTTATAGGAAAATAG
- a CDS encoding lipopolysaccharide biosynthesis protein produces MTGPNLIKPHSEIIANLFWKFFERFGTQGLQFIIQVILARLLFPSDYGVLALVVIFITIANVFVQSGLSTSLIQKKVVDQVDYSSVLYISLGIAGILYCTLYFMAPLIGVFYDNDGLVLVLRVLALTLFPGAFNSIQNAIVSRMMQFKRLFYSSVGAGIVSGIVGISLAYYGYGIWALVFQQLTNQICITLILWFTVKWRPTLQFSFERVKVLFSFGWKLLVSSLIDTIYNDLRSLLIGKIYTPATLGYYNRGQQFPQLLISNINGSIQSVMLPALAAQQDYTERVKSMMRRSIVTSSFIVFPLMVGLAVVAKPLVLLLLTEKWLPSVPFLQIFCFSYALWPIHTANLQAINAMGRSDIFLKLEIVKKIFGLVILAVSLPFGVYYLALGQVVSGIISSFINAYPNKKLLNYGYGEQMKDIFPSLILSLIMGVFVYLLLYLGLSPLITMLIQIFVGVVIYAGLAFIFKLECFTYLVQTVLSLFKTKRDTKTK; encoded by the coding sequence TTGACAGGCCCGAATTTGATTAAACCCCATTCAGAGATTATCGCAAATTTATTCTGGAAATTCTTCGAGCGTTTCGGCACCCAAGGCCTCCAGTTCATCATCCAAGTCATTCTTGCCCGCCTACTCTTTCCTTCTGATTATGGAGTTCTTGCTCTAGTTGTCATTTTTATTACTATTGCAAATGTTTTTGTCCAGAGTGGGCTAAGTACATCGCTCATCCAAAAGAAAGTAGTTGATCAGGTTGATTATTCCTCAGTACTGTACATTAGTTTGGGAATAGCAGGCATACTTTACTGTACTCTATACTTTATGGCTCCACTTATCGGAGTATTTTATGATAATGACGGTTTGGTTTTAGTCCTTCGAGTTCTTGCATTGACTCTCTTTCCTGGAGCCTTCAATTCCATTCAGAATGCTATAGTCTCCAGGATGATGCAATTTAAGCGTTTATTCTACAGCAGCGTAGGTGCTGGTATAGTTTCAGGTATTGTCGGAATAAGCCTTGCCTATTATGGGTATGGAATATGGGCATTAGTATTTCAACAACTTACTAACCAAATATGTATTACATTGATTCTTTGGTTTACAGTCAAATGGAGACCAACACTTCAATTTTCTTTTGAACGAGTAAAAGTATTATTCTCCTTTGGTTGGAAACTTCTCGTATCATCCCTAATTGATACTATTTATAATGATCTACGCAGCCTTCTCATTGGAAAGATTTATACTCCTGCAACGCTGGGATATTACAATAGAGGCCAACAGTTTCCACAATTGCTTATCAGCAATATAAACGGTTCAATCCAATCTGTCATGCTCCCTGCTTTGGCAGCTCAACAAGACTATACCGAACGTGTTAAGTCTATGATGCGTCGTTCGATTGTTACTAGTTCCTTTATTGTGTTTCCTTTGATGGTAGGACTCGCTGTCGTAGCAAAACCATTAGTATTGCTTCTTCTGACAGAAAAATGGCTGCCATCAGTACCATTTTTACAGATTTTTTGTTTTTCGTATGCTCTCTGGCCAATTCATACTGCAAATCTTCAGGCTATAAATGCTATGGGTCGGAGTGATATTTTTTTAAAGCTCGAGATAGTTAAAAAGATATTTGGATTAGTAATTCTCGCTGTTTCACTTCCCTTCGGAGTTTATTACTTAGCACTCGGACAAGTTGTATCAGGTATTATTTCTTCCTTTATTAATGCTTACCCAAACAAGAAACTCCTTAATTATGGTTATGGGGAACAAATGAAAGATATTTTCCCTTCTTTAATCCTTTCCTTGATAATGGGCGTTTTTGTGTATCTATTATTATATCTAGGATTATCTCCTCTTATTACGATGTTGATCCAGATATTTGTTGGTGTTGTCATTTATGCAGGACTTGCATTTATTTTTAAGCTTGAGTGCTTTACCTACCTCGTGCAAACAGTATTGTCTCTCTTCAAGACTAAGCGTGATACCAAAACTAAATAG
- a CDS encoding transposase yields the protein MRKRFDEEFKAKIALEAVKEEMTLAELAEKYEVHPNQISAWKKQLIENSSALFVRKNKKDEEYNRLKKEKEELFRQLGESNYEKEFLKKKYKQLYGKDPD from the coding sequence ATGAGAAAGAGATTCGATGAGGAGTTCAAGGCCAAGATCGCCCTGGAGGCGGTGAAGGAAGAGATGACCCTGGCAGAATTGGCAGAGAAGTACGAGGTTCACCCGAACCAGATCAGTGCATGGAAGAAGCAGCTGATAGAGAATTCTTCTGCCTTGTTCGTACGGAAGAACAAGAAGGATGAGGAATACAACAGGCTGAAGAAGGAGAAGGAAGAGCTTTTCCGCCAGCTGGGAGAATCCAACTACGAGAAGGAATTCTTAAAAAAAAAGTACAAGCAGCTGTACGGGAAAGATCCAGACTGA